From a region of the Thermus caldilimi genome:
- a CDS encoding DUF4212 domain-containing protein — protein MSKLEGYWKANVSLIRNLLIVWALVSYVFGILLVEPLNNIRLGGLPLGFWFAQQGSIYVFVILIFYYAWKMDQLDRQYDVHE, from the coding sequence ATGAGCAAGCTGGAAGGGTACTGGAAGGCCAACGTATCCCTCATACGAAACCTGCTCATCGTCTGGGCTTTGGTTTCGTACGTCTTTGGCATCCTCCTGGTGGAGCCCTTGAACAACATCCGCCTAGGAGGACTTCCCTTGGGGTTCTGGTTCGCCCAGCAGGGAAGCATCTACGTCTTCGTCATCCTGATCTTCTACTACGCCTGGAAGATGGACCAGCTGGACCGCCAGTACGACGTGCACGAGTAG